The following are encoded together in the Pelorhabdus rhamnosifermentans genome:
- a CDS encoding Rne/Rng family ribonuclease encodes MTKQIVVNVVPEETRMALVEDGDMMEAAVERTAAGHLVGNIYKGKVKNVLPGMQAAFIDIGRDRNAFLYIDDVIHLTVGQDMMIQILKDEIGTKGPRATTRLSLPGRYVVLMPTSTYVGISRRIENPVERERLKNLAEELKPADMGVIVRTVAENQSEEVLAKDILYLVNLWHSITVRAKISKSPTLLYCDADLVIRLVRDLLAADTDEFIVDQPLAYDRVVELVKFTSPDLVDRVKLYDRAEDIFAFYGLEQELDKIGQRNIVLKSGGYIVIDKTEALTVIDVNTGKFVGKTSLADTVLTTNLEAAEEIARQLRLRDIGGIIIIDFIDMDRPSDQQAVLLALEGYLKKDRTKTNVLGLTALGLVEMTRKKARQNLEMTLYADCPCCHGCGRIQSPETVTIQVHRALRKLAGETKLSHTLRVQVHPTVAEILGEKASLAQLEKYLAREIIIEAVSTMDFEAFSILHEKD; translated from the coding sequence GTGACAAAGCAAATTGTTGTCAATGTTGTACCAGAAGAAACACGAATGGCCCTCGTTGAGGATGGGGACATGATGGAAGCTGCTGTGGAACGGACGGCAGCGGGGCATTTAGTCGGTAATATTTATAAAGGTAAAGTTAAAAATGTGTTACCTGGTATGCAAGCAGCTTTTATTGATATTGGCCGTGATAGAAATGCCTTTTTATACATTGATGATGTTATTCATCTAACAGTCGGTCAGGATATGATGATTCAAATTTTAAAAGATGAAATTGGTACCAAAGGGCCGAGAGCCACAACGCGCTTATCTCTACCTGGTCGTTATGTTGTTCTAATGCCTACTTCTACTTATGTGGGCATTTCCCGCCGCATTGAAAATCCCGTGGAACGAGAACGACTGAAAAATCTAGCTGAAGAACTCAAACCCGCGGATATGGGCGTTATTGTTCGGACTGTAGCCGAAAATCAAAGCGAGGAAGTCCTTGCTAAAGATATCCTTTATCTCGTCAATCTCTGGCATTCCATTACAGTGCGGGCCAAAATATCCAAGTCGCCAACCTTGTTATACTGTGATGCCGATCTTGTCATTCGTTTGGTTCGCGATTTGCTTGCTGCCGATACAGATGAATTTATTGTAGATCAGCCCTTAGCCTATGATCGTGTTGTTGAACTTGTAAAATTTACATCGCCTGACCTTGTTGATCGCGTGAAGCTCTATGATAGAGCTGAAGATATTTTTGCCTTCTATGGCTTGGAGCAGGAATTAGACAAAATTGGCCAACGTAATATTGTTTTAAAATCAGGCGGTTATATTGTTATCGATAAAACGGAAGCTTTAACTGTCATTGATGTCAATACAGGAAAGTTTGTCGGTAAAACCAGTTTAGCTGATACAGTTCTTACAACTAATCTTGAGGCAGCTGAAGAAATTGCACGCCAACTGCGGCTCAGGGATATTGGTGGTATTATTATTATTGATTTTATTGATATGGATCGTCCCAGTGATCAACAAGCTGTGCTTTTAGCGCTCGAGGGATATTTAAAAAAAGACCGGACAAAAACCAATGTTTTAGGGCTTACGGCCTTAGGATTGGTAGAAATGACGCGAAAAAAAGCAAGGCAAAATCTCGAAATGACGCTCTATGCCGATTGTCCTTGTTGTCATGGCTGCGGGAGAATTCAGTCTCCTGAGACTGTGACTATACAGGTACATCGTGCATTACGAAAACTGGCGGGAGAGACTAAATTAAGTCATACGCTTAGAGTGCAGGTTCATCCCACGGTGGCAGAGATTTTAGGCGAAAAGGCGAGTCTAGCTCAGCTGGAAAAATACCTAGCAAGGGAAATTATTATTGAGGCCGTGTCGACAATGGATTTTGAAGCTTTCTCCATTTTGCATGAAAAAGATTAA
- the rplU gene encoding 50S ribosomal protein L21: MYAIIQTGGKQYRVAEGDVISVEKLEIADGEAVVFDSVLTVVKEGEVVIGKPLVAGAKVSGKVVDHGKEKKILVFRYKAKSNYRRRQGHRQPFTKVVIEKIEA, encoded by the coding sequence ATGTACGCAATTATCCAAACAGGTGGAAAGCAATATCGTGTAGCTGAAGGCGATGTCATTTCTGTTGAGAAATTAGAGATTGCTGATGGTGAAGCCGTTGTTTTTGATTCTGTCTTAACAGTTGTCAAAGAAGGCGAAGTTGTTATTGGCAAGCCTCTTGTTGCTGGCGCGAAAGTATCAGGCAAGGTTGTGGATCATGGCAAAGAAAAGAAGATTTTAGTCTTCAGATATAAAGCCAAATCCAATTATCGTCGTCGTCAGGGCCATCGTCAACCTTTTACAAAGGTTGTTATTGAAAAAATCGAAGCGTAA
- a CDS encoding ribosomal-processing cysteine protease Prp has protein sequence MITIEIFFFGKYITRMRVTGHAGTAPHGQDIVCAGVSALTQSAVLGLESHLNRELSLTVANGKLDCALVEEPDSLSEAILSTMLLGLREIAKLNPKSVRIEECRR, from the coding sequence ATGATTACGATAGAAATTTTCTTTTTCGGTAAATATATTACTCGTATGCGAGTAACGGGTCATGCCGGAACAGCGCCTCATGGACAAGATATTGTATGTGCAGGTGTTTCGGCTTTAACTCAGTCGGCGGTTCTAGGGCTTGAGAGTCATTTAAATCGCGAATTGTCTCTTACAGTAGCGAACGGTAAGCTTGATTGTGCACTCGTTGAAGAACCTGATTCTTTATCTGAGGCCATTTTGTCCACTATGCTACTAGGACTCAGAGAAATTGCTAAGTTAAATCCAAAAAGTGTTCGCATTGAAGAGTGCAGGAGGTGA
- the rpmA gene encoding 50S ribosomal protein L27 — protein sequence MFTFDLQLFAHKKGVSSTRNGRDSAAQRLGVKSQAGQLVTAGSILVRQRGTHFYPGKNVGIGSDDTLFAKIEGKVAFERKGRVNRQISVYKVEEAM from the coding sequence ATGTTTACTTTTGACTTACAGTTATTTGCTCATAAAAAAGGTGTCAGCAGTACCCGTAATGGTCGTGACAGTGCCGCTCAGCGCTTAGGTGTTAAGAGCCAGGCAGGTCAGCTTGTTACAGCTGGAAGCATTTTGGTTCGTCAAAGAGGTACGCATTTTTATCCTGGTAAAAATGTCGGTATTGGCAGCGATGATACGCTATTTGCTAAGATTGAAGGAAAAGTTGCTTTTGAACGCAAAGGCCGTGTAAACAGACAAATTAGTGTTTACAAGGTAGAAGAAGCAATGTAA
- a CDS encoding Spo0B domain-containing protein, whose translation MEQSTPDVICPAIIRMLRAQRHDFVNHIQVAHALLQLGKVDQAKDYLESVAKNTDMVAETLRLHAKEGACHLKDE comes from the coding sequence ATGGAACAATCAACGCCTGACGTAATTTGTCCAGCGATTATTAGGATGCTTCGCGCTCAACGTCACGATTTTGTTAATCATATTCAAGTGGCTCATGCCTTACTTCAACTTGGTAAGGTGGATCAGGCTAAAGATTATCTAGAGAGTGTAGCTAAAAATACGGATATGGTGGCTGAAACTCTGCGTCTCCATGCTAAAGAAGGTGCTTGTCACCTCAAGGACGAGTGA
- the obgE gene encoding GTPase ObgE — protein MFIDKAKVAVEAGDGGNGIASFRREKFVASGGPNGGDGGRGGNIVFIVDNNLNTLIDFRYRRKFKAARGDNGQKNNMYGRSAEDTFVKVPSGTLVKDEETGHVIADLTEVGQTVIVAKGGRGGRGNSHFVSSTHQAPTFCEKGEPGEHRSVILELKLLADIGLVGYPSVGKSSILASVSAAKPEIAAYHFTTLVPVLGVVSLKEGANFVLADIPGLIEGAHEGAGLGHEFLRHVERTKVLIHVLDISGQEGRDPIVDFQKINEELKLYSEKLARRPQLIAANKMDLPEAQENIERVTAYLEKQGHEIFPVSAATGEGLQPLLWRAYQLLQDYVEATDTSSETVVYQAKPADEITISRTDDGAFVVSGRDIEKLVAMINFDNDEGLRRFQLTWRRLGLDERLKERGIKEGNTVRISDMEFEYKE, from the coding sequence ATGTTTATTGATAAAGCAAAAGTAGCTGTAGAAGCCGGTGATGGGGGGAATGGAATCGCTAGTTTTCGCCGGGAAAAATTCGTAGCTTCAGGCGGTCCAAACGGTGGTGATGGCGGTCGGGGTGGCAATATTGTTTTTATTGTTGATAACAATCTGAACACGCTCATTGATTTTCGCTATCGGCGTAAGTTTAAGGCCGCACGGGGGGATAATGGGCAAAAAAATAATATGTACGGTCGGAGCGCGGAAGATACCTTTGTGAAAGTGCCAAGCGGGACTTTAGTGAAGGATGAAGAAACAGGTCATGTTATTGCAGATCTGACAGAAGTAGGACAAACCGTGATTGTAGCGAAAGGCGGTCGTGGCGGTCGTGGCAATTCTCATTTTGTGAGCAGTACCCATCAAGCACCGACATTTTGCGAAAAAGGTGAGCCAGGTGAACATCGCAGTGTTATACTTGAACTAAAATTACTGGCTGATATTGGTTTAGTAGGATACCCGAGTGTTGGAAAGTCCAGCATCCTTGCCAGTGTGTCAGCAGCGAAACCGGAAATTGCAGCTTATCATTTTACCACACTTGTACCTGTACTGGGTGTAGTCAGTTTGAAGGAAGGCGCAAACTTCGTTTTGGCTGATATTCCGGGACTTATCGAAGGCGCTCATGAAGGCGCAGGGCTTGGTCACGAATTTTTACGACATGTAGAGAGAACAAAAGTACTTATTCATGTGTTGGATATTTCAGGGCAAGAAGGTCGTGATCCCATTGTTGACTTTCAGAAAATTAATGAAGAACTAAAGCTTTATAGTGAGAAACTAGCGCGGCGTCCGCAGCTCATTGCTGCGAATAAAATGGATTTGCCTGAAGCCCAGGAAAATATTGAGCGGGTTACAGCCTATTTAGAGAAGCAGGGACATGAGATTTTTCCTGTTTCCGCTGCAACAGGGGAAGGTTTGCAGCCTCTCCTTTGGCGTGCTTATCAGTTGCTTCAAGACTATGTTGAAGCAACTGATACAAGTAGTGAGACTGTTGTTTATCAAGCTAAGCCAGCAGATGAAATTACTATTTCCCGGACAGATGACGGAGCCTTTGTTGTATCAGGTAGGGATATTGAAAAACTTGTTGCCATGATTAATTTTGATAATGATGAAGGTTTGCGTAGATTCCAACTGACCTGGCGACGTTTGGGTCTTGATGAGCGTTTAAAGGAACGGGGTATTAAGGAAGGCAATACTGTTCGCATTAGCGATATGGAGTTTGAATATAAAGAGTAG
- a CDS encoding YhbY family RNA-binding protein encodes MSELILLTGKQKRHLRSLGMTLDAVVQLGKGGLTKAIIDSANDVVTARELIKVKVLTNSPIEPNDAVYALGEALQASVVQVIGRNGLLYRPNPDKPVITLP; translated from the coding sequence ATGTCAGAATTAATCCTATTAACAGGTAAACAAAAACGTCATTTACGATCCCTTGGTATGACGCTTGATGCAGTTGTGCAATTAGGCAAGGGAGGGCTTACGAAAGCCATTATTGACAGTGCCAATGATGTTGTGACTGCCCGCGAGTTAATTAAAGTAAAAGTGCTTACAAATAGTCCGATTGAGCCAAATGATGCTGTTTATGCCTTAGGGGAAGCCCTTCAAGCTAGTGTGGTACAGGTAATTGGTAGAAATGGTCTGCTTTATCGGCCAAATCCGGATAAACCTGTCATTACCTTGCCTTAA
- the proB gene encoding glutamate 5-kinase produces MLTRENLSCAKRIVVKLGTSTLTHANGKLNLLRIEKLIRELSDLHNQGKEIILVTSGAVGVGMDRLGLMEKPKTIPEKQAAAAVGQGILMHIYEKLFSEYGQTVAQVLLTRADSVNRQRYANSRNSLLTLLKLGVIPVINENDAVAVDELKIGDNDTLSATVAGLVDADLLVILSDVEGVYTDNPSKNPAAKLIELITDITPEIESLSGEPGSLRGTGGMYTKIQAGKIAMSSGVAMVIALSSREEVLRRILSGEAVGTLFLSKENALHVRKRWLAFGSRLHGSVTIDKGCEQALLEDGSSLLSAGITAVEGDFEQGNTIRVFTTNEQEIARGLVNYSAADVEKIKGRHTDEIADILGNKPYDEIIHRDNLALLV; encoded by the coding sequence ATGTTAACGAGAGAAAATTTATCTTGTGCAAAGCGTATTGTTGTGAAACTCGGCACAAGTACACTTACACATGCGAATGGCAAATTAAATCTGCTTCGTATTGAAAAGTTAATCCGTGAATTATCAGATCTTCACAATCAAGGCAAAGAGATCATTCTTGTCACATCAGGAGCAGTAGGTGTGGGAATGGATCGGTTGGGACTTATGGAAAAGCCGAAAACCATTCCGGAAAAGCAGGCTGCTGCGGCTGTGGGACAGGGTATTTTAATGCATATTTATGAAAAGCTTTTTAGTGAATATGGACAAACGGTGGCGCAAGTACTCTTAACGCGGGCTGATTCAGTCAATCGCCAGCGGTATGCCAATTCCCGCAACAGTTTGTTAACTTTGTTGAAACTCGGCGTGATTCCTGTAATTAACGAAAATGATGCTGTTGCTGTAGATGAATTGAAGATCGGGGATAATGATACTTTATCAGCTACTGTGGCCGGACTCGTTGATGCCGATTTGCTAGTCATTTTGTCTGATGTGGAAGGGGTCTATACAGATAATCCGAGTAAGAATCCGGCTGCTAAGCTGATTGAGCTTATTACGGATATTACGCCGGAAATAGAATCTCTGTCAGGTGAACCAGGGTCGCTGCGCGGCACAGGCGGCATGTATACGAAGATTCAAGCTGGCAAGATTGCCATGAGCTCCGGTGTGGCCATGGTTATTGCCTTAAGTAGCCGTGAGGAAGTTTTGCGTCGTATTTTAAGCGGAGAAGCTGTGGGGACACTTTTTTTGTCTAAAGAAAATGCCCTTCATGTTCGGAAACGTTGGCTTGCGTTTGGTTCACGTCTGCATGGATCTGTTACGATTGACAAGGGCTGTGAACAAGCTTTGCTTGAAGATGGATCAAGTCTGCTTTCTGCAGGTATTACAGCTGTTGAAGGAGATTTTGAGCAGGGAAATACGATTCGCGTTTTTACAACGAACGAGCAAGAAATTGCTCGTGGTTTAGTCAACTACTCTGCAGCTGACGTAGAAAAAATTAAAGGCCGTCATACCGATGAAATTGCTGATATATTAGGAAATAAGCCTTATGATGAAATTATTCATCGTGACAATTTAGCTTTGCTTGTGTGA
- a CDS encoding glutamate-5-semialdehyde dehydrogenase yields MDYRSELETKGKQAKFAARKLATYSSQQKNQALQVMAQALLDKEAVILVANSQDITAGRAKGLSEALLDRLMLDHDRIEAMARGLIELAALPDPIGETISVTQRPNGLEIRQVRVPLGVIAMIYEARPNVTVDAAGICLKTGNAVILRGGSEAIHSNLAIASVLKAAALEAGLPEGTIALIETTDRDAVQFLLKMNDYLDVVIPRGGAGLIQTVVKNSTVPVIETGIGVCHTFIDETADLTMAVKIAFNAKVSRPGVCNAMETLLVHEKIADVFLPAMLQKYHDAKVELRGCDKTQCYYDFVKAATEEDWSTEYHDYILSVKIVPSIDAAIEHIACYSTGHSEAIVTKDYFNARRFQHEVDAAAVYVNASTRFTDGGEFGFGAEIGISTQKLHARGPMGLKEMTSTKYLIDGEGQIR; encoded by the coding sequence ATGGATTATCGCAGTGAGTTAGAAACGAAAGGAAAACAAGCGAAGTTTGCGGCTCGCAAACTCGCTACTTATTCATCACAACAAAAAAATCAGGCCCTTCAGGTTATGGCGCAGGCTTTACTTGATAAGGAGGCCGTGATTCTTGTGGCCAACAGTCAAGATATTACGGCTGGTCGTGCCAAGGGATTGAGTGAGGCCCTTCTTGATCGCTTAATGCTGGATCATGACCGGATTGAAGCCATGGCTCGTGGGCTGATAGAGCTGGCTGCTCTGCCTGACCCCATTGGTGAGACCATTTCGGTTACACAGCGCCCCAATGGGCTGGAGATTCGCCAGGTGCGTGTACCACTTGGCGTCATTGCTATGATCTATGAAGCTCGGCCCAACGTGACTGTTGATGCTGCAGGGATCTGCCTAAAAACAGGTAATGCCGTTATTTTACGTGGCGGTTCTGAGGCTATCCATTCTAATCTAGCTATTGCTTCCGTTCTGAAGGCTGCTGCGCTTGAGGCAGGTCTGCCTGAAGGTACGATTGCTTTGATTGAAACAACAGACAGGGATGCTGTGCAGTTTCTGTTAAAAATGAATGATTATCTTGATGTTGTTATTCCAAGAGGCGGTGCCGGACTGATTCAGACAGTTGTAAAGAATAGTACGGTGCCTGTCATTGAAACAGGCATTGGTGTTTGTCATACCTTTATTGATGAAACAGCCGACTTAACGATGGCTGTGAAGATTGCTTTTAATGCAAAAGTTTCCCGTCCTGGTGTATGTAATGCCATGGAGACGTTACTTGTTCACGAAAAAATTGCCGATGTATTCTTGCCAGCTATGCTACAAAAGTATCATGATGCCAAGGTGGAATTACGCGGTTGTGACAAAACGCAGTGCTATTATGATTTTGTTAAAGCCGCAACAGAAGAAGACTGGTCAACGGAATATCATGACTATATTTTGTCTGTGAAGATTGTTCCATCCATTGATGCAGCGATTGAACATATTGCCTGCTATAGTACAGGTCATTCTGAAGCGATTGTGACGAAGGATTATTTTAATGCCCGTCGGTTTCAGCATGAAGTGGATGCGGCAGCTGTCTATGTCAATGCTTCCACGCGGTTTACGGATGGCGGCGAATTCGGCTTTGGCGCCGAAATCGGCATTAGTACGCAGAAGCTTCATGCTCGAGGCCCCATGGGACTCAAGGAGATGACAAGTACGAAATATCTGATTGATGGTGAAGGCCAAATCAGATAG